Genomic DNA from Bacteroidota bacterium:
TTAATCACCTTGCCTGTTTTATTATGCTCGGTAATTACCAAGCTTCCATTTTCAATCATAAATGTTTCAGAGTTTGATACATATTGGATTCTTTTATCTCCGAATGAACTTGGGGTATATGAGCCGACATTTATTGAAGAAACAATTGATAAACCAAGAATACTATTGCTTGATTTAGTTGCGGATACCACAATTTGTCCCAATGATTCCATAGCATAAACTGATATAGGCTTCCATGATTGCCCATCAATTTTACATGTTATTGAATTATCTGTATTTGAAGGATTATAAACTTCCCCTTCAAAAGGGATGTCAGTAAAAACGCCATTGGTTACTTCAACCATATCAAATAGATTAATGCCTGTAAATGTGAACGTTCCGCTTACAAGTTTATTAGTTGCGTCAAGCTTTGTTACCTTAAGTGTTCCACCAGGAGATAGAGCATCGCTGGTTGTATATTGTCCTTGAGATCCATCTTCAACAGGCATATAAAATCCATCTCCTGAATACGCCCAATTTAAATTATACGAACCTATTTTATCGACTTTAGCTTCGACAATTATAGTTTGACCATTTTCAGCAACTCCTTTTATTGTAAGAAACTCACCTACATAATTTGCAGTTTTAGTTTTTGCTTCCCAAGCAACATCATCAATTTGAGCTGTCATTAAACCCTTTGATTCAGGCTCATTTGGTTCTTTATCACAGTTAACAATAAATAGTGGAAGAATGAAAAGAATAGGAAGAAGTTTAAAATAGTTCATAATTTGTATTTTGAGTTGGATACGAATATATTAAAAAGAATCAAATAAGAATGATGTATCTTGTTAAAAAAACTCTTTATTTGTTTTTACCGTATCGAATATTTTCACGACATTATTTCGAATTTTGCTGATCGAAATTATCAATAGACAACGTTTGACCAACAGGCCTATTTTTGCCCTCCAATGGTTTCAGCAAATCTCTAATCATTCATTTTAAGAAAGAAAAGACTTTCCGATTTATAGATGCAAAACACTTCAGCAAAAGCATTTCGTTATCAAAATTATGACAATCAAAAAAAACTATGACAAAAACTTAATCCTCTTCGTCAAAACTCAGATTAACTTTAACTCCCCATGCATTCGTTATCATCCTTATCCAATCAACCTCATTTTTGTTTAAGTCACCATCCGCCAACGCTAACTGAACTAGTTGAAGTAAAAATTTCTCTTTTTGTTCAAGAGTCAACCAATTATTTTTGTTTACAAGGTCAACATGCTTTCTGAACTCCACTTCTTTGGCAGTTAAATCCTTAATTTCTTCGTACCATAGCATAATTTCAGCCATTAAAATGGCAAAGTCACCATTGGTATATCGTTCTTTTCCAGCCCAATCGTTTACAAATTCAATCACCTTTCGGTGCTCGTCTTGCGTAAATTTGTTATCCGTCAGGTGGGCAAAACCGACAAAAATGTAACCAAAATAATGGAGGGGCTTTTTTTCTATAACCATACAATTAGATTTTTTTTAAATTGTAATTGATTAGATCAAAGTTATAAAAATTGTGAAAAGATGTTCATTTTTTGGTTATTAACTTACTCACAAAATAAAAAGCCTCTCCATTCCCATTATATAGGAAGGAGAGGCTTATATCTAAGAATGATTAATCGTCTACTTTTCCTCTTTCTCGTTTTTATCGTCTCCCTTCTTTTCTTTCTTTTCCTCGGTAATCTCTTTCTTCTCCTCAACTTTCTCTTCCTTCACCTCTTCTTCTTTCTTCTCTTCTTTCACCTCTTCGACTACTTCACTCTTAACTTCTTCAACATCAGATTTCTCTGGCGTATTTTCAACTTTTGCTTCTTCTTTTGGAGCTTCGTTTTCAGTTGAATCAGCTTTTTCTACTATTACTTCTTCAACATCATTTTCTGCAGCTACAGCAGTATCTGTTGCAGCAACTGTTGTTGCGGCAGCTTTAGAACCAGATCTTGAACGTCTTCTGGTTGATTTTTTCGTAACCTCTTTTACATATAGCTCATTAAAATCAACTAACTCAATAATACATGTTTCAGCATTATCACCCAACCGTGTACCCGTTTTTATTATTCGAGTATATCCACCTGGTCTTTCAGCGACTTTATCAGCTACTGTTGAAAACAATTCTGTAATTGCCTCCTTCTGCTTCAAATAACTGAATACTATACGCCTTGAATGCGTTGAATCAGTCTTTGACTTGGTAATAAGTGGTTCAATATACTTCCTCAACTCTTTAGCTTTTGTAACTGTAGTTGAGATTCGTTTATGCATAATAAGCGATGTTGCCATATTAGACAACATAGCCTTTCTGTGAGCTGATTTTCTACTTAAGTGTTTAAACTTCTTTCCGTGTCTCATTTCCTTACTCCTGATCTAATTTATAGCTTACTACATCCATTCCAAAGGTCAAACCTTTTTCTCTTACTAATTCTTCTATTTCAATGAGTGATTTCTTACCGAAATTTCTGAATTTCAACAAATCTCCAACATCATACTGAACCAATTCGCCTAATGTTTTGATTCCTGCAGCAGCTAAACAATTGTAAGCTCTAACAGAAAGATCCAAATCTGTCAAAGGTGTTTTCAGAAGTTTTCTCATTTGTAAGAACTTCTCATCTACTTTACGCTCTTCTTTTTTCAATTCTTCATCAAGCGTAATTTTCTCATCAGAAAATAGAACAAAATGCTGCATTAATACTTTTGCAGCTTCTTTCAGAGCATCTTCAGGATGAATAGAACCATCTGTTTTGATGTCGAAAGACAATTTCTCAAAATCTGTATTTTGTCCAACTCTATAATTTTCCACACTATATTGCACATGCTTAATAGGTGAGAAAATAGAATCGATAGTAATCATCCCAATAGGTGCATCAATTGGTTTGTTTTCTTCAATAGAAACATAACCTCTACCCCTTTTAACAGTGATTTCCATTTCAAGCTTCACACTTGGCTCCATGTTACAAATCACCATTTCGGGATTTAAAACTTTAAAGCTATTGGAAGCTTTACCGATATCTTCTGCAGTAAATTGCTTTTTGCCACTCAAAGAAACAAAAACACGCTCTTCTTGCTCATCAGTAATCGGCTTAAATCTAATTTGCTTCAGATTGAGAATAATATTTACGACATCTTCAACAACACCAGTAATGGTCGAAAACTCTTGCTCAACACCATTGATTTTTACATTGGTAATAGCAAAACCTTCCAGTGAAGAAAGAAGAACTCTTCTCAATCCGTTTCCAATAGTTACTCCATAACCTTTTTCCAAAGGATAAAATTCGAATAATCCGTGAAAATCGGATGCTTTTTGCATGACAACCTTGTCAGGTTTTTGAAATGGAATTAATCCCATAATTTTTTTTTATTAAATTATTGCTTAGAATAAAACTCGACAATTAAGTTTTCCCTGATGTTTTCAGGAATATCTCCTCTTTCAGGATAGCTAACAAATTTACCTGATTTGCTATCCAGATCCCACTCAAACCAGCTAACAGCATTTTTTCTTGCTGCTAAGGAGTCCTGAATACATTCCAGTGACTTTGACTTTTCGCGCACACCAACCACATCTCCAGGACGTAAACTAAAAGAAGCAATATTTACAACTTTATCATTTACAACTATATGCTTATGCAACACGAGTTGACGAGCACCAGCTCTGGTTGGAGAAATACCTAATCTAAATACTGCATTATCCAATCTTGCTTCAAGAAATTTCAACAGATTATCACCTGTTTTACCTTGTTTTCTTGCAGCTTTATCGAATAAGTTACGGAATTGTCTTTCGAGCAATCCATATGTATATTTTGCTTTTTGCTTTTCAGTAAGCTGAATACCGTATTCAGTAGTTTTTCCTCTACGTCTTCCAGTTGAAGCAGCTTTCTTTCCTAAAGACTTATCAGGTCCAAAAATTGGATCTTTAAATCTCCTTGCAATTTTTGACTTTGGGCCAATGTATCTTGCCATTTGTACTAATATTATTATTCGTTATTCGCTTAAAATTAGACTCTTCTTCGTTTTGGAGGACGACAACCATTGTGTGGAAGTGGTGTAACATCATGAATTTTGGTTACTTCAATTCCAGTATTGTTAATGGATCGTATGGCTGCATCTCTACCTGAACCTGGTCCTTTTACATAAACAGTTGCTTTACGAACTCCTAAATCAAAAGCTACTTTTGCACAGTCTTCAGCTGCTTTTTGAGCGGCATAAGGAGTGTTCTTTTTAGAACCCTTAAATCCCATTTTTCCAGCAGATGACCATGAAATTACCTGACCACTTGAATTCGTAATCGAAATAATCACATTATTGAATGTTGCTTTAACAAATGCAATCCCAATAGGCTCAATAACTACTTTACGCTTTTTAGTCGCTCTTACTCGTTTCTTTCCCATTTATCTATTATTTACCTACTTGTTTCTTATTGGCAACAGCACCTTTTTTACGTCCCTTACGTGTTCTTGCATTGGTATGAGTACGCTGCCCACGTGTTGGTAAACCTTTTCTATGACGAACGCCTCTGTAACATCCAATATCAATTAAACGCTTGATATTCATTTGAACTTCGGCTCTTAGTTCACCTTCGGTTTTATAATTTTCACTAATGATGTTACGAATAGCAACTTGTTGCTCGTCTGTCCATTCATCGACTCTGACTGAATGTTCAACATTTGCCTTATCCAGTATTTCGCGAGCAGTAGATAATCCAATACCATAAATATAAGTTAAACTTATATCTCCTCTTTTTTTTCCTGGAAGGTCAATACCTCTAATACGTGCCATATTCTATCCTTGTCTTTGTTTAAATCTTGGATTCTTTTTATTAATAACATACAGTCGGCCTTTGCGCCTCACAATCTTGCAATCCGCACTTCTCTTTTTGATTGATGCTCTGACTTTCATATTCTTACTTATATCTAAAAGTTATTCTTCCTTTTGTCAAATCATAGGGTGACATTTCTACCTTTACTTTATCTCCTGGTAAAATTCGGATATAATACATTCTCATTTTACCTGAAATATGAGTTAAAATCTCATGTCCATTCTCTAACCTTACTCGAAACATTGCATTAGGTAATGCTTCTGTTACCACTCCATCCTGAACTATTGTTGCTTGTTTTGCCATTTTATTCAGTCTAATTGGTTATAATCCACTGCTAGAACCCCCAGTTCTACCTTTAATTCGTCCAGACTTCATCAGTCCATCATAATGTCTCATAAGCAAATGACTTTCTATTTGCTGTAGTGTATCTAATATTACACCAACCATAATCAACAAAGATGTACCTCCAAAAAACTGGGCAAATTGCGAATTCACATTCATGATCATAGCAAAAGCAGGCATTATAGCTACCAATGCTAGGAAAATTGATCCTGGAAATGTAATTCGACTCATTATTGAATCTATATAATTTGCAGTTTTCTTTCCTGGTTTTATCCCGGGAATGAAACCACCATTTCTTTTTAAATCATCAGCAATTTGAACAGGATTAATGGTTACTGCCGTATAGAAATACGTAAACAATATAATCAAAATTGCAAATGTAAAATTATATCCAAAACTCGCATAGTTATTAAAGGAACCAGCTATTCCTGAC
This window encodes:
- the rpsD gene encoding 30S ribosomal protein S4 yields the protein MARYIGPKSKIARRFKDPIFGPDKSLGKKAASTGRRRGKTTEYGIQLTEKQKAKYTYGLLERQFRNLFDKAARKQGKTGDNLLKFLEARLDNAVFRLGISPTRAGARQLVLHKHIVVNDKVVNIASFSLRPGDVVGVREKSKSLECIQDSLAARKNAVSWFEWDLDSKSGKFVSYPERGDIPENIRENLIVEFYSKQ
- a CDS encoding DNA-directed RNA polymerase subunit alpha, coding for MGLIPFQKPDKVVMQKASDFHGLFEFYPLEKGYGVTIGNGLRRVLLSSLEGFAITNVKINGVEQEFSTITGVVEDVVNIILNLKQIRFKPITDEQEERVFVSLSGKKQFTAEDIGKASNSFKVLNPEMVICNMEPSVKLEMEITVKRGRGYVSIEENKPIDAPIGMITIDSIFSPIKHVQYSVENYRVGQNTDFEKLSFDIKTDGSIHPEDALKEAAKVLMQHFVLFSDEKITLDEELKKEERKVDEKFLQMRKLLKTPLTDLDLSVRAYNCLAAAGIKTLGELVQYDVGDLLKFRNFGKKSLIEIEELVREKGLTFGMDVVSYKLDQE
- the rpmJ gene encoding 50S ribosomal protein L36; translation: MKVRASIKKRSADCKIVRRKGRLYVINKKNPRFKQRQG
- the rpsK gene encoding 30S ribosomal protein S11, whose product is MGKKRVRATKKRKVVIEPIGIAFVKATFNNVIISITNSSGQVISWSSAGKMGFKGSKKNTPYAAQKAAEDCAKVAFDLGVRKATVYVKGPGSGRDAAIRSINNTGIEVTKIHDVTPLPHNGCRPPKRRRV
- the rpsM gene encoding 30S ribosomal protein S13, coding for MARIRGIDLPGKKRGDISLTYIYGIGLSTAREILDKANVEHSVRVDEWTDEQQVAIRNIISENYKTEGELRAEVQMNIKRLIDIGCYRGVRHRKGLPTRGQRTHTNARTRKGRKKGAVANKKQVGK
- the rplQ gene encoding 50S ribosomal protein L17 codes for the protein MRHGKKFKHLSRKSAHRKAMLSNMATSLIMHKRISTTVTKAKELRKYIEPLITKSKTDSTHSRRIVFSYLKQKEAITELFSTVADKVAERPGGYTRIIKTGTRLGDNAETCIIELVDFNELYVKEVTKKSTRRRSRSGSKAAATTVAATDTAVAAENDVEEVIVEKADSTENEAPKEEAKVENTPEKSDVEEVKSEVVEEVKEEKKEEEVKEEKVEEKKEITEEKKEKKGDDKNEKEEK
- the infA gene encoding translation initiation factor IF-1; this translates as MAKQATIVQDGVVTEALPNAMFRVRLENGHEILTHISGKMRMYYIRILPGDKVKVEMSPYDLTKGRITFRYK